In one Lolium rigidum isolate FL_2022 chromosome 3, APGP_CSIRO_Lrig_0.1, whole genome shotgun sequence genomic region, the following are encoded:
- the LOC124697479 gene encoding ATP sulfurylase 1, chloroplastic-like: FSIEIYKHNKEERIARTWGTTAPGLPYVEEAITNAGDWLIGGDLEVIEPIKYNDGLDQYRLSPAQLREEFARRNADAVFAFQLRNPVHNGHALLMTDTRRRLLDMGYKNPVLLLHPLGGFTKADDVPLSVRMKQHEKVLEEGVLNPESTVVAIFPSPMHYAGPTEVQWHAKARINAGANFYIVGRDPAGMGHPMEKRDLYDADHGKKVLSMAPGLERLNILPFKVAAYDRKYNKMNFFDPSRKEDFLFISGTKMRGLAKNRESPPDGFMCPGGWKVLVEYYDSLTPPEGSPKLREAVAA, from the exons ttcagcATTGAGATCTACAAGCACAACAAGGAAGAAAGAATTGCACGGACTTGGGGAACAACTGCACCTGGACTGCCGTATGTAGAGGAGGCGATCACAAATGCTggtgattggttgattggtggagaCTTGGAGGTCATTGAACCAATCAAGTATAATGATGGTCTCGATCAGTATCGCCTGTCCCCAGCACAGCTACGTGAAGAATTTGCCAGGCGCAATGCTGATGCAGTATTTGCTTTTCAACTCCGTAACCCTGTGCACAATGGGCATGCTTTGCTCATGACTGATACACGCAGGCGCCTTCTTGATATGGGCTACAAAAACCctgttcttcttctccatccaTTGGGAGGCTTCACAAAAGCTGACGATGTGCCTCTTAGTGTGAGAATGAAGCAGCATGAGAAG GTTCTTGAGGAAGGTGTACTAAACCCAGAATCAACTGTGGTTGCAATCTTCCCATCTCCAATGCATTATGCTGGGCCAACTGAGGTGCAATGGCATGCCAAGGCTCGTATCAATGCTGGTGCAAACTTCTATATTGTTGGAAGAGATCCTGCTGGTATGGGTCATCCAATGGAAAAGAGGGACCTTTATGATGCTGATCATGGGAAAAAAGTATTGAGTATGGCTCCTGGGCTTGAGAGGCTGAATATCCTTCCTTTCAAG GTGGCTGCATATGACAGAAAGTACAACAAAATGAATTTCTTCGACCCATCAAGGAAAGAAGACTTCCTGTTCATCTCTGGCACAAAG ATGCGCGGTCTTGCCAAGAACCGTGAGAGTCCACCAGATGGTTTTATGTGCCCAGGTGGCTGGAAAGTCCTCGTCGAGTACTACGACAGCTTGACCCCACCAGAAGGCAGCCCCAAACTGCGAGAGGCAGTTGCGGCGTAG
- the LOC124704335 gene encoding calmodulin-like protein 4 encodes MEGLTGEQMLAFQEAFSLFDKNGDGCISLEELAAVTRSLGLEPTEQELNDMMREIDTDGNGIIDFQEFLNLIARKMKDGDGDEELKEAFEVLDKDQNGFISPVELRTVMINLGEKMTDEEVEQMINEADTDGDGQVNYDEFVLMMKNAERKISG; translated from the exons ATGGAAGGGCTGACGGGCGAGCAGATGCTGGCGTTCCAGGAGGCCTTCTCCCTCTTCGACAAGAACGGCGATG GATGCATAAGCTTGGAAGAGCTGGCTGCGGTGACTCGCTCTCTCGGCCTTGAGCCGACCGAACAGGAGCTCAACGACATGATGCGTGAAATCGACACGGATGGGAACGGGATCATAGATTTCCAGGAGTTCCTGAACCTTATTGCAAGGAAAATGAAG gatggagatggtgatgaagaGCTGAAGGAAGCTTTCGAGGTCCTGGACAAGGATCAGAATGGTTTCATCTCCCCTGTTGAG CTGAGGACAGTGATGATCAACCTCGGGGAGAAGATGACCGACGAGGAGGTTGAGCAGATGATCAACGAGGCGGATACCGATGGTGACGGGCAGGTGAACTACGATGAATTTGTGCTCATGATGAAAAATGCCGAGCGCAAGATATCTGGGTGA